Part of the Nicotiana sylvestris chromosome 2, ASM39365v2, whole genome shotgun sequence genome, CGGCATTCGATATATGCTCAACTATCATATGCATTTTCAGCTAAACACATTAATCCATAGCAAGAGTGGGTGGAGCAACCAATTCAAGAATGGAGATTGTTCATAATTGTTAAGAAGATCACAATTTGAACATGTTAATATCTCATTTGTCTTATTTAAAAAGGTACCACATCAAGGCACGGAAAATACTTCATTTTAGAAGAAAAATAATGTAGTCTTTGAGAAAATCTAGTTAGTTAACATTTTCACCTCTAATTTTCATAATATTGTAAATCGCATTAATTATGCATCTTATTCCTTTCGAACATTGATCATGTTTTTATGATATATAAGATTGTGAAATTTATTAGCAATATTCATCAACATTATATTACTGGAGTGCACGTAAATCTTAGTGTTACGCTTGTTTTTTCTATCTACCGACTACCGTCCTGATATGTATTAGATTTTCATATTTGGCCATGGACAATTGAACCATTTTTCTTTTGACTTAAAGTATAAATAATGATGAAAAAACGGATCTTAACTTCACATAATTTGGCACAAGCATGCATGCGTTTAGTGgctttaagaaaataaaataaaagatgcaATGTGTCAAGGATATTCTATAAGTAGATATTCTGGACATGATTAGCTAGAAAGGACATATACTCTTAGTAAAACTGAAAAGGATGTACATAGTTTTTAACTAGAAGCGATCTCGTTCAGACAACGTAACTAATAACTCCATTTTTTCATGTCGTCGCGACGTCAATCAACTCTAGACGGATCTTCTTTATTTTGTGTACATATTAATACGTCACATGTTGTCCATATTCATCCAACTAATATCCCTATGCTGGTTTGTTGTctttttcaactgtttatgaaGGAATGACAGGGGTATCTTGATTATTTACCTTTTTAAATACACTGGTCCAAAAATGAATTTTCATTGAGTATGTTTGGTATAGCAGAAGTTATCTTTTACGAAAAATATTGGGTTACTTATGATTATTGAATTTTACTTACTAGTATATATCTTTTTGTTATATAAAAGTAATTGAAATATATATACTCATAGTATAATAATATTATATTCTATGAGTTATAGTAATTATTAGGAGTACACAAGTAAATATTAGCGAGGTAATTAAACCAACTGGCCTAGGGTTGATGATGATATCATCATAAGATTCTTTCCATGTTGAACACAGCATTTTTTAACCTTTTGCTCATGTCTATTTTTCCAGACGTAATTATAAATAAGGCCAGAAATGATATGTAGATGCAGCAACTACTCGAACTGAGTGAAACAAAAAGGAGAATACCTCGAGAAAATTTAAACTCTCATACATGGGGAAGCTAGGGGATCTTCTCTTGCATAGGGTTAAGATTTTGCTGTTACATGCTGTTGTTATTTGGTCATTAAAGTTGGTCATAGCAGATGTACCAGCTATTTTTATATTTGGCGATTCAACTGTAGACGTTGGAACTAATAATTATGTAAATGGCAGTCTTGCTACAGCTAACAATCCTTACTACGGAATTGATTACCCACACCACATTGCTACAGGAAGGTTTAGCAATGGCTATAACCCTGCGGACATCATTGGTATATATATTCACTAGTATTTCCTTTCTAAAATGATCAGCTCTCACTATAACAATGATTATGCGACTCTTCTATACTCAGTTTATTTCATTTTATGTGACAGTATTATTACTTGAATAGTTAAAGATGTTTTTTTGGACTAGTATCATTTTATAAGTATTTTGAATTATTAACTATATACGTACGTAGCGTAGGCAGATCTAACAAGAAATTAAATGATTGATTGTTTAGCGACGCACTTGGGTAATTATACGGAAAGCCCGCCAGCCTTTTACGCCTTAGTTCAGGAAACGTCAACAACATTTAAGAGTAGCATACTTCGTGGTGTCAACTTTGCATCAGGAGGATCTGGCATTCTTGATGATACTGGAAATCCTGGATTTGTGAGATCTCAATAttactcttcttttttttatctGCATTTATATATTCAGATGatatttaatatatatgcataatttTGAGTGTTGCAGCATCATGTAGTATCGCTTACTCAACAAATAGAACAATTCCAAAGTGTATGCGAGAACATCACCGAAATATATGGAGATGATGACATAGCTTCAAAGCTGGTTGCAAATGCCTTCTACCTTATAAGTGTGGGAAGCAATGATTTCTTCGACCAATTCCGTTACAACTACAATATATCTGCACCTGAACTCATTACTGATCTCAGTGATACCTTTGCCAACCATTTACAGGTTAAAATATTACTATGTTCTTTCCTATCTCTTAAATCTTGGATTAATCTTCCTTTTTTCCGACATACTGTAGCATTTTAGGAGTTTCTCTTGGAAAAATCAAACAAGAATATTCTTGAATGCAACCTCCATTAACTTGCTTTTTCCTACTCCCCATTTAGATATATAGAATCACTTGTTAAAATACTGTGACGCGACAGAAGTCATTTTTGGTAAAATATTTTATATGAGAAAGTTATTTTGGTGCTTAGCTAccaaaaatttatattttaagaaaaatattttccttagaATATTTTCTCAGGAAAATAACTTCCTATCGCATGCACCAAACACAGCAGCTAAATCGATTTAGTTTGGGTAAGTTTTTTTGTTTCGTATTTCCTCATTAACTGCAGTActcctccggtccacaataagtgatcaatttatttttttattttggtccaaaataaatgtccatttatataatcaagaaaatattcaatttatttttttcaaaattacccttatgtacgtatccctaaaaagtattttactcctcacattaaattatgctgcaatatttaattaagggtagtttagtcacactaactattttgtctagaatttagtatttttctcAATGGGCGTGCCCAAAACAAATTGAttacttattgtgaaccggagggagtattatATAGTCTTCTATGTCCTTGTACTATAAAAagttaaagatttttttttggttaatttaAATGCAGAATTTATATAATCTAGGTGCAAGGAAATTTGGAATTGTGAGCATTCCAACGATTGGATGCTGTCCGGCTATACGTAGTGTAACACCTGGTGGAGCCTGTAATGAGACACTTAATGATTTTGCTCAATCATTTTATAATACAACACTCAGCTTGCTGCAAAATTTCAGCTCAAAAAATCCAGGAGTGAAATTTTCACTTGGAAATTCTTACTTGATGACCAAGGGTGTCATTGATAATGCAGTTGCATCAGGTAATTATTGATATAACTATTTCAGATTAAATCAAGGAATAAGTGGGTGCAAACTTGTGAATATACCCTAATTTGGTAAACTGAGTTGGTTCATCCCCGTTTGGACTTGAATCAATCGGTTGATGTTTGAACATGAAGATATTTGGAAAACAGATGttaaaagtgttttaagtttTCACTCACAAGCAAGCACCCACTGCGGGTGCGTTAGCTTtataaataagaagaaaaaaaagttttcactcacaaaaattcaactGTATTTTATTGTGATCAATATCAAAAAACGGTCACTCAGAGATAAGAATATCCTATTAATCCTTGAAAACTAGAGATAAGAATATTATTATCTTCATTTTAAATGTCATTTTAGCCACATAACTTCGGTCCAAACAAGTGTTACTTTAGAAAATTAAGAAGGCATTAATTATTGTTTCAATCTACTGTTGCTCCTATAAATAatccataattttt contains:
- the LOC104245979 gene encoding GDSL esterase/lipase At5g33370-like, which gives rise to MGKLGDLLLHRVKILLLHAVVIWSLKLVIADVPAIFIFGDSTVDVGTNNYVNGSLATANNPYYGIDYPHHIATGRFSNGYNPADIIATHLGNYTESPPAFYALVQETSTTFKSSILRGVNFASGGSGILDDTGNPGFHHVVSLTQQIEQFQSVCENITEIYGDDDIASKLVANAFYLISVGSNDFFDQFRYNYNISAPELITDLSDTFANHLQNLYNLGARKFGIVSIPTIGCCPAIRSVTPGGACNETLNDFAQSFYNTTLSLLQNFSSKNPGVKFSLGNSYLMTKGVIDNAVASGFEEVESACCGTGPFGGNSKCTPKSDLCEKRDKYLFWDWFHPTQKASEMAALSLLYATGQEFVTPVNFSTLASIQL